One genomic window of Phaenicophaeus curvirostris isolate KB17595 chromosome 21, BPBGC_Pcur_1.0, whole genome shotgun sequence includes the following:
- the TLCD1 gene encoding TLC domain-containing protein 1, with the protein MGPGWRAASAGLVCGSVAVFAALGRAAQALPRPAAVRSRPGRAWRWRNLLVSFAHSVLAGLWALFSLWHDPELLSDIQDGYSVSGHLLVCFSSGYFIHDSLDIIVSRQSRSSWEYLVHHAMAISAFLSLIITGRFLVAAVLLLLVEVSNIFLTIRMLLKMSNVPSPALYEANKYVNLVMYFAFRLAPQAYLTWYFLRYVEVQGQGAFLTTTLLLLDAMILMYFSRLLRSDFFPSLRKGSAERDVDGEKFLID; encoded by the exons ATGGGCCCGGGGTGGCGGGCGGCCTCGGCGGGGCTGGTGTGCGGCAGCGTGGCGGTGTTCGCGGCGCTGGGCCGGGCGGCGCAGGCCCTGCCCCGACCCGCTGCCGTGCGGAGCCGCCCCGGCCGCGCCTGGCGCTGGAGGAACCTCCTGGTCTCCTTCGCGCACTCGGTGCTGGCCGGGCTGTGGGCCCTGTTCAG cctctgGCACGACCCGGAGCTGCTCTCCGACATCCAGGACGGCTACAGCGTCTCAGGGCACCTGCTGGTCTGCTTCTCCTCGG gCTACTTCATCCACGACAGccttgacatcatcgtcagccGCCAGTCCCGCTCCTCCTGGGAGTACCTCGTGCACCACGCCATG GCCATCTCTGCCTTCCTCTCGCTCATCATCACGGGCCGGTTCCTGGTGGCAgccgtgctgctgctgctggtggaggtGAGCAACATCTTCCTCACCATCCGCATGCTGCTGAAGATGAGCAACGTGCCTTCCCCCGCGCTCTACGAGGCCAACAAGTATGTCAACCTGGTGATGTACTTCGCCTTCCGCCTGGCGCCCCAGGCTTACCTCACCTGGTACTTCCTCCGCTACGTGGAGGTGCAGGGCCAGGGTGCCTTCCTCACCACCACCCTCCTGCTGCTCGATGCCATGATCCTCATGTACTTCTCCCGCCTCCTCCGCTCcgattttttcccctccctgcgCAAGGGCTCTGCGGAGAGAGACGTGGATGGTGAGAAGTTTCTGATAGACTGA
- the RPL23A gene encoding large ribosomal subunit protein uL23, with protein sequence MAPKAKKEAVPPKTEAKAKALKAKKAVLKGVHSHKKKKIRTSPTFRRPKTLRLRRQPKYPRKSAPRRNKLDHYAIIKFPLTTESAMKKIEDNNTLVFIVDVKANKHQIKQAVKKLYDIDVAKVNTLIRPDGEKKAYVRLAPDYDALDVANKIGII encoded by the exons ATGGCGCCGAAGGCGAAGAAGGAGG CGGTGCCTCCGAAGACAGAGGCAAAGGCTAAGGCGCTGAAGGCCAAGAAGGCCGTCCTGAAGGGGGTGCACAGTCACAAGAAGAAGAAGATCCGCACGTCGCCCACCTTCCGCAGGCCCAAGACCCTGCGACTCCGGCGGCAGCCCAAGTACCCTCGGAAGAGCGCCCCACGGAGAAACAA GCTGGACCATTACGCCATTATCAAGTTCCCTCTGACCACAGAGTCGGCAATGAAGAAGATTGAGGATAACAACACCCTGGTTTTCATTGTCGATGTCAAGGCAAACAAGCACCAGATCAAACAGGCTGTCAAGAAGCTCTATGATATCGATGTGGCCAAGGTCAACACATTGATTAG GCCTGATGGGGAGAAGAAGGCTTATGTCCGACTGGCTCCAGATTACGATGCACTGGATGTAGCCAACAAG ATTGGAATCATCTAA
- the RAB34 gene encoding ras-related protein Rab-34, which produces MNVLAPVRRDRVIGDLPPCFRKEAALHARPTFHASVASACQEQRTGTVGFKISKIIVVGDLSVGKTCLINRFCKDTFDKNYKATIGVDFEMERFEVLGVPFSLQLWDTAGQERFKCIASTYYRGAQAIVIVFDVNDVASLEHTRQWLADALKENDPSNVILFLVGSKKDLSTPAQYSLMEKDALKVAQEMQAEYWAVSSLTGENVRDFFFRVAALTFESSVLAELERSGARKIGDTVRISGNESDLYLPAARKKPKCCQ; this is translated from the exons ATGAACGTGCTGGCTCCGGTCCGCAGGGACAGGGTCATCGGCGACCTGCCCCCG TGTTTTCGGAAGGAGGCCGCCCTGCACGCACGCCCCACCTTCCACGCCAGCGTGGCCAGCGCCTGCCAGGAGCAGCGGACGGGCACCGTGGG CTTCAAGATCTCCAAGATCATCGTGGTGGGCGACCTCTCGGTGGGGAAGACCTGCTTGATCAACCG CTTCTGCAAGGACACCTTCGACAAGAACTACAAGGCGACCATCGGGGTGGATTTCGAGATGGAGCGTTTCGAGGTGCTGGGGGTGCCCTTCAGCCTGCAGCT GTGGGACACGGCAGGTCAGGAGCGCTTCAAGTGCATCGCCTCCACCTACTACCGGGGAGCACAAG CCATCGTCATCGTCTTCGATGTCAACGACGTGGCGTCCCTGGAGCACACACG GCAGTGGCTGGCTGACGCCCTGAAGGAGAACGACCCATCCAACGTCATCCTCTTCTTGGTGggctccaagaaggacctgaGC ACGCCGGCGCAGTACAGCCTGATGGAGAAAGACGCTCTCAAGGTGGCCCAGGAGATGCAAGCGGAGTACTGGGCCGTCTCCTCGCTCACCG GGGAGAACGTGCGGGATTTCTTCTTCCGCGTGGCAGCGCTCACCTTCGAGAGCAGCGTCCTGGCCGAGCTGGAGCGCAGCGGCGCCCGCAAGATCGGCGACACCGTGC GGATCAGCGGCAACGAGAGCGACTTGTACCTGCCGGCAGCCCGCAAGAAACCCAAGTGCTGCCAGTGA
- the LOC138729718 gene encoding adenine phosphoribosyltransferase-like, with amino-acid sequence MDLSHVPAAREKGWYLALMAPNVKGPNYAWLDPSRLYCHPQGLQDCVAELLQPFQGDPIDMVAGIDAMGFILGAAAAATLRKGFLAIRKAGHLCVQTVTQPYTDYSGREKVMEVRTDVISPGLRVLLVDQWVETGGTMRAAIQLVERLGGVVAGVAAICIEDSEGARWIRERYKCAHCVPPHLQPRFDHHQLGWD; translated from the exons ATGGACCTGAGCCACGTCCCCGCCGCCCGGGAGAAGGGCTGGTACCTGGCGCTCATGGCCCCCAACGTCAAGGGTCCCAACTACGCCTGGCTCGACCCCTCGCGCCTCTACTGCCACCCGCAA GGCTTGCAGGACTGCGTGGccgagctgctgcagcccttcCAGGGCGACCCCATCGACATGGTGGCCGGCATCGACGCCATGGGCTTCATCCTGG GTGCTGCCGCAGCCGCCACGCTGCGCAAAGGCTTCCTGGCCATCCGGAAAGCCGGACACCTCTGCGTGCAGACGGTGACCCAGCCCTACACCGACTACTCGGGCCGAGAGAAGGTGATGGAGGTCCGCACCGATGTCATCTCACCGG GGCTGCGCGTCCTCCTCGTGGACCAGTGGGTGGAAACCGGGGGCACCATGCGAGCGGCCATCCAGCTGGTGGAGCGGCTCGGGGGGGTCGTGGCAG GCGTCGCTGCCATCTGCATCGAGGACAGCGAGGGCGCGCGGTGGATCCGGGAGCGCTACAAGTGCGCTCACTGCGTCCCCCCACACCTGCAGCCCCGCTTCGACCACCACCAGCTGGGCTGGGACTGA
- the PROCA1 gene encoding protein PROCA1, which yields MGVPGLLGRRLLLLLLLLLLLLLVLVAAAPGTGAAPPERPRARRGLTYPGTLWCGAGSNADAYEQLGEHRDTDRCCRDHDHCQHVIHPFTSRYGYRNLRWHTISHCDCDRRLRDCLRRVNDTASRVVGQAFFNVIQVPCFEFTYKEECVEPYLYVWCKAYNTVAVAVPREPVLYEFGGELIDRAARPVGVPLSPPAEQHAPSHPKAAKKERKGKKKDKKKKEKSVEKKGLARNWELSHPAAVGQDPQVLPLANAVLSDAPAREGLGRDPDPPASGKRRRKERSRKKRLKSKAEAEPAGAPRP from the exons ATGGGCGTCCCGGGGCTGCTcggccgccgcctcctcctcctcctcctcctcctcctcctgctgctgctggtgctggtggcAGCGGCCCCGGGCACCGGAGCGGCCCCTCCGGAGCGACCCCGCGCCCGCCGCGGCCTCACCTACCCCGGGACGCTGTGGTGCGGGGCCGGCAGCAACGCGGACGCCTACGAGCAGCTGG GAGAGCACCGTGACACGGATCGGTGCTGCCGGGACCACGACCACTGCCAGCACGTCATCCACCCCTTCACCTCGCGCTACGGGTACCGCAACCTGCGCTGGCACACCATCAGCCACTGCGACTGCGACCGCAG GTTGAGGGATTGCCTGCGGCGCGTCAACGACACGGCCTCGCGCGTGGTGGGTCAGGCTTTCTTCAACGTCATCCAAGTGCCCTGCTTCGAGTTCACCTACAAGGAGGAGTGCGTGGAGCCCTACCTCTACGTCTG GTGCAAGGCGTACAACACGGTGGCCGTCGCGGTGCCCAGGGAGCCGGTGCTCTACGAGTTCGGCGGGGAGCTGATCGACAGGGCGGCGAGGCCCGTGGGGGTCCCTCTGAGCCCCCCAGCGGAGCAGCACGCGCCTTCCCACCCCAAAGCAGccaagaaagagaggaaggggaagaagaaagataagaaaaagaaggagaaaagtgtGGAAAAGAAGGGCCTTGCCAGAAATTGGGAGCTGAGCCATCCTGCAGCCGTGGGGCAGGACCCACAGGTCCTGCCGTTGGCCAACGCCGTCCTGAGTGATGCGCCAGCGCGGGAGGGCTTGGGCAGGGACCCAGACCCCCCTGCCAgcgggaagaggaggaggaaggagaggagcagaaagaagaggctgaaaagcaaagctgagGCAGAGCCCGCGGGAGCCCCGCGGCCCTGA
- the SUPT6H gene encoding transcription elongation factor SPT6: MSDFVESEAEESEEEYNQDGEVVPRVTKKFVEEDEDDEEEEEENLDDQDEQGNLKGFINDDDDEDEEEEEEASDSGDSEDDVGHKKRKRTFDDRLEDDDFDLIEENLGVKVKRQKFRRVRKMSDDEDDEEEDYGKEEHEKEAIAEEIFQDGEGEEGGEVVEAPVAQPEEEEEEEEDESDIDDFIVDDDGQPLKKPKWRKKLPGYTDAALQEAQEIFGVDFDYDEFEKYNEYDEEMEEEYEYEDEETEGETRVRPKKTAKKRVSRRSIFEMYEPSELESSHLTDQDNEIRVTDMPERFQLRSIPVKNAEDDELEEEADWIYRNAFATPTISLQETSDYLDRGQASSSFSRKGPSTIQKIKEALNFMRNQHFEVPFIAFYRKEYVEPELNINDLWRVWQWDEKWTQLKIRKQNLTRLFEKMQAYQYEQISADPDKPLADGIRALDTTDMERLKDVQSMDELKDVYNHFLLYYGRDIPKMQNAAKAARKKQKRIREDGEEEEGEGEDAEDDEQKGPELKQASRRDMYTICQTAGLDGLAKKFGLTPEQFGENLRDSYQRHETEQFPAEPLELAKDYVCSQFPSPEAVLEGARYMVALQIAREPLVRQVLRQTFQERAKINISPTKKGKKDVDEAHYAYSFKYLKNKPVKELRDDQFLKMSLAEEEGLLTIDICIDMKGVEGYGSDQTYFEEIKQFYYRDEFSHQVQEWNRQRTMAIERSLNQFLYVQMAKELKNKLLVEAKEYVLKACSRKLHNWLKVASYRPDQQVEEDDDFMDENQGKGIRVLGIAFSSARDHPVFCALVNGEGEVTDFLRLPHFTKRRNAWREEEREKKAQDIETLKKFLLNKKPHVVTIAGENRDAQMLMEDVKRIVHELDQGQQLSSIGVELVDNELAILYMNSKKSENEFRDYPPLLRQAVSLARRIQDPLIEFAQVCSSDEDILCLKLHPLQEHVVKEELLNALYCEFINRVNEVGVDVNRAIAHPHSQALLQYVCGLGPRKGTHLLKILKQNNTRLENRTQLVTMCHMGPKVFINCAGFIKIDTASLGDSTDSYIEVLDGSRVHPETYEWARKMAVDALEYDESAEDANPAGALEEILENPERLKDLDLDAFAEELERQGYGDKHITLYDIRAELSCRYKDLRTPYRSPNTEEVFNMLTKETPETFYIGKMIICNVTGIAHRRPQGESYDQAIRNDETGLWQCPFCQQDNFPELSEVWNHFDSGSCPGQAIGVKTRLDNGVAGFIPTKFLSDKVVKRPEERVKVGMTVHCRIMKIDIEKFSADLTCRTSDLMDKNNEWKLPKDTYYDFDTEAADHKQEEDLKRKQQRTTYIKRVIAHPSFHNISFKQAEKMMETMDQGDVIIRPSSKGENHLTVTWKVNDGIYQHVDVREEGKENAFSLGSTLWINTEEFEDLDEIVARYVQPMASFARDLLNHKYYQDCNGGDKKKLEELLIKTKKEKPTFIPYFISACKDLPGKFLLGYQPRGKPRIEYVTVTPEGFRYRGQVFPTVNGLFRWFKDHYQDPVPGITPSSSSRTRTPASINATPANINLADLTRAVNALPQNMTSQMFSAIAAVTGQGQNPNATPAQWGSSQFGYGGSGGGSSAYHVFATPAQQPVATPMMTPSYSYTTPSQPMTTPQYQLQANTTPQSTQSQTQSQPSSSSRQRQQPKTNSHTAIDWGKMAEQWLQEKEAERRKQKQQRLTPRPSPSPMIESTPMSIAGDATPLLDEMDR, translated from the exons ATGTCTGACTTCGTAGAAAGTGAAGCAGAGGAGTCGGAGGAAGAATACAACCAGGATGGAGAGGTTGTGCCCAGAGTAACCAAGAAGTTTGTAGAGgaagatgaggatg atgaggaagaggaggaggagaatctCGATGATCAAGATGAGCAGGGGAACCTGAAAGGGTTCATTAATGATGACGAtgatgaggatgaggaagaggaggaagaagccaGTGATTCTGGAGACTCTGAGGACGATGTTGGCCACAAAAAGAGAAAGCGCA CTTTTGATGACCGCCTGGAGGATGATGATTTTGACCTCATTGAAGAGAACCTGGGCGTTAAAGTCAAAAGA CAAAAATTCAGGCGTGTGCGAAAAATGTCCGATGATGAGGATGACGAAGAGGAAGACTATGGAAAGGAAGAACATGAGAAAGAAGCCAttgctgaagaaatatttcaagatgGTGAAGGCGAGGAGGGTGGGGAAGTTGTTGAAGCTCCTGTTGCTCAAccagaagaagaagaggaggaggaggaagatgaatCTG ACATCGATGACTTCATTGTGGATGATGATGGACAACCTCTGAAGAAACCAAAATGGCGAAAGAAGCTCCCTGGGTACACAGATGC TGCTTTGCAGGAAGCCCAGGAAATCTTTGGTGTGGACTTCGACTATGATGAGTTTGAGAAGTACAACGAGTACgatgaggagatggaggaggaataCGAGTATGAGGATGAAGAAACTGAAGGGGAGACCCGTGTACGACCCAAAAAGACTGCCAAGAAGCGCGTCAGTCGGCGCAGCATCTTTGAGATGTACGAGCCCAGTGAGCTGGAGAGCAGTCACCTAACAGACCAGGACAATGAGATCCGTGTGACCGACATGCCGGAGAGGTTCCAG TTGCGATCCATCCCGGTGAAGAATGCTGAAGATGatgagctggaggaggaagctGACTGGATTTATAGGAACGCATTTGCAACACCCACTATCTCCTTGCAG GAAACTTCTGACTACCTCGACCGTGGAcaagccagcagcagcttcagccgCAAAGGGCCCAGCACAATCCAGAAGATTAAAGAAGCCCTGAATTTCATGAGAAATCAACATTTTGAG GTCCCGTTCATCGCCTTCTATAGAAAGGAATATGTGGAGCCAGAGCTGAACATCAATGACCTGTGGAGAGTCTGGCAGTGGGATGAGAAG TGGACCCAACTGAAGATCCGCAAGCAGAACCTGACACGTCTGTTTGAGAAGATGCAGGCCTATCAGTACGAACAAATCTCTGCTGACCCAGACAAGCCCTTGGCTGATGGCATAAGAGCCTTGGACACTACTGACATGGAGAG GCTCAAGGACGTGCAGTCCATGGATGAGCTAAAAGACGTGTATAATCACTTCCTGCTGTACTATGGGCGAGACATCCCCAAGATGCAGAATGCTGCCAAGGCTGCTCGAAAGAAGCAAAAGCGTATCCgagaggatggagaagaggaggaag GTGAAGGGGAGGACGCAGAAGATGATGAGCAGAAAGGGCCAGAGCTGAAGCAGGCTTCCCGTCGGGATATGTACACCATCTGTCAGACAGCTGGGCTGG atgGCCTGGCTAAGAAATTTGGTCTGACACCTGAGCAGTTTGGAGAGAACCTCCGAGATAGCTACCAGCGTCATGAGACAGAGCAGTTCCCTGCAGAGCCCCTGGAGCTGGCCAAAGATTATGTGTGTAG TCAGTTCCCAAGTCctgaagctgtgctggaagGAGCCCGGTACATGGTGGCTTTGCAGATAGCCAGGGAGCCTTTGGTCAGACAGGTCCTGAGGCAGACTTTCCAAGAAAGAGCCAAAATCAACATTTCACCAAccaagaaggggaaaaag GATGTTGATGAAGCCCACTATGCCTATTCctttaaatacttgaaaaataagCCCGTGAAGGAGCTGCGAGATGACCAGTTTCTGAAAATGAGcctggcagaggaggagggacTGCTGACTATAGATATCTGCATTGACATGAAAGGAGTGGAGGG TTACGGTAGTGACCAGACGTACTTTGAGGAAATCAAACAGTTCTATTATCGGGATGAGTTCAGCCACCAGGTGCAGGAGTGGAATCGGCAGCGTACGATGGCCATTGAGCGGTCTCTCAACCAATTCCTCTATGTGCAGATGGCTAAAGAGCTGAAGAACAAGCTGTTGGTGGAGGCCAAGGAGTATGTCCTCAAG GCTTGCAGCCGGAAACTGCACAACTGGCTAAAAGTAGCTTCGTACCGTCCTGATCAGCAGGTGGAGGAAGATGATGATTTCATGGATGAAAACCAAGGGAAGGGCATTCGGGTGCTAGGCATTGCATTTTCCTCAGCCAG GGATCACCCCGTGTTTTGCGCCCTTGTTAATGGAGAGGGTGAGGTTACAGACTTCCTCAGGTTGCCGCATTTCACAAAGAGAAGGAACGCCTGGCgtgaggaagagagggaaaagaag gcCCAGGATATtgaaaccttaaaaaaattcctcctgAACAAGAAGCCTCACGTGGTGACAATTGCAGGCGAGAACAG GGATGCTCAGATGCTGATGGAGGATGTGAAGAGAATTGTTCATGAGCTGGATCAAGGGCAGCAGCTGTCCTCTATTGGAGTGGAGCTGGTGGACAATGAACTGGCCATCCTCTACATGAACAGCAAGAAGTCTGAG AATGAGTTCCGGGATTATCCACCTCTGCTGCGTCAAGCTGTCTCCCTTGCTCGCCGCATTCAAGACCCCCTCATAGAATTTGCCCAGGTCTGCAGCTCAGATGAAGATATTCTCTGCCTAAAACTCCACCCTCTGCAG GAGCACGTGGTGAAGGAGGAACTGCTGAATGCCCTCTATTGCGAATTCATAAACCGTGTGAATGAGGTGGGAGTGGATGTCAATCGGGCCATCGCTCACCCTCACAGCCAGGCTTTGCTGCAGTATGTGTGTGGCCTGGGACCACGCAAAGGCACTCATCTCCTAAAG atcttaaaacaaaacaacacacgCCTGGAGAACAGGACCCAGCTGGTTACGATGTGTCACATGGGACCCAAAGTGTTCATCAACTGTGCAGGCTTCATCAAAATTGACACAGCATCGCTAGGCGATAG CACTGATTCCTATATCGAAGTCCTAGATGGTTCTAGAGTCCATCCTGAAACCTATGAATGGGCAAGAAAAATGGCAGTAGATGCCTTGGAATACGATGAGTCGGCAGAGGATGCTAATCCCGCAGGAGCTCTAGAGGAGATCTTGGAAAACCCTGAGCGTCTGAAAGACCTGGATCTCGATGCTTTTGCTGAAGAACTGGAAAGACAG GGCTATGGTGACAAGCATATCACTTTATACGACATTCGAGCTGAACTGAGCTGCAGGTACAAGGACCTAAGAACGCCATATCGTTCTCCAAACACAGAAGAGGTCTTCAATATGCTGACGAAAGAAACTCCAGAGACATTTTACATAG GTAAAATGATCATCTGCAATGTGACCGGGATAGCCCACAGGCGGCCCCAAGGAGAAAGCTACGACCAGGCAATACGGAACGATGAAACTGGCCTTTGGCAGTGTCCTTTCTGTCAGCAGGATAACTTCCCAGAGCTCAGCGAG GTTTGGAACCACTTTGACAGTGGTTCCTGCCCTGGTCAAGCCATTGGGGTCAAGACGCGTCTGGACAATGGTGTCGCTGGCTTCATCCCAACAAAATTTCTCAGTGATAAAGTGGTCAAGCGGCCAGAAGAAAGGGTGAAG GTGGGAATGACCGTTCACTGCAGGATTATGAAAATCGACATTGAGAAGTTCAGTGCAGACCTGACCTGCAGGACCTCAGACCTAATGGACAAGAACAACGAGTGGAAACTGCCTAAAGACACCTACTACGACTTTGACACTGAGGCAGCAGATCACAAACAGGAAGAAGAcctgaaaagaaagcagcagcggACAA CGTACATCAAGAGAGTAATTGCTCACCCGTCATTCCACAACATCAGCTTCAAGCAAGCAGAGAAGATGATGGAGACCATGGACCAAGGGGATGTTATTATTCGGCCAAGTAGCAAAGGGGAGAACCACCTGACTGTCACCTGGAAGGTGAACGATGGGATTTACCAGCATGTGGATGTCCGAgaagaaggcaaggaaaatgcCTTCAGCCTGGGCTCCACACTTTGGATTAACACAGAG gaatttgAAGACCTGGATGAAATTGTTGCTCGCTATGTCCAGCCAATGGCTTCTTTTGCCAGAGACCTGTTGAATCATAAGTACTATCAGGACTGCAACGGCGGAGACAAGAAG AAGCTGGAAGAGCTGCTGATAAAgaccaagaaagaaaagccaacgTTTATTCCCTACTTTATCAGTGCCTGTAAAGATCTGCCTGGCAAATTCCTCTTGGGATATCAGCCTCGAGGCAAACCAAG GATAGAGTATGTGACAGTGACGCCTGAAGGATTCCGGTACCGGGGCCAGGTTTTCCCTACTGTGAATGGGCTCTTCCGCTGGTTTAAGGATCATTATCAGGACCCTGTTCCAG GTATTACCCCCAGCAGTAGCAGTCGGACCAGGACTCCAGCCTCCATTAATGCTACTCCAGCTAACATTAACCTGGCAG ACCTGACGCGTGCGGTGAATGCTCTGCCACAGAACATGACCTCCCAGATGTTCAGTGCCATCGCTGCCGTGACGGGCCAGGGGCAGAATCCAAATGCCACCCCTGCGCAGTGGGGATCCAGTCAGTTCGGCTACGGAGGCAGCGGAGGCGGCAGCAGCGCGTACCAC GTCTTTGCGACTCCGGCACAGCAACCAGTGGCCACCCCGATGATGACCCCCAGCTACTCGTACACTACCCCCAGCCAGCCGATGACAACGCCTCAGTACCAGCTCCAGGCCAACACCACGCCCCAGTCCACCCAGTCCCAGACACAATCACAGCCATCGTCCAGCTccaggcagaggcagcagccaAA GACCAACAGCCACACGGCCATCGACTGGGGGAAGATGGCCGAGCAGTGGCTCCAGGAGAAAGAGGCCGAACggagaaaacagaagcagcagaggttgACTCCTCGCCCGTCTCCCAGCCCCATGATCGAGAGCACACCCATGTCCATCGCCGGGGACGCCACGCCGCTGCTGGATGAGATGGATCGATAG